One Stigmatopora argus isolate UIUO_Sarg chromosome 19, RoL_Sarg_1.0, whole genome shotgun sequence genomic window, CTATCTGAAGCTGAAACTGCTACAAGAAGTCACCATCACTAAATTCTTCGAAATTGTCAAAGGAAGCATAACACTTAGCGTGCAAGCCTTTGAGCTAAATCATGTAAAAAGTTGTCAGGAGAAacttaattgtgatttttttcctcacatttATGGCAGAGCAATCgcctctcccagttaaaatttGGACGTCCATTACTGTCAATGGAGCAGAATACACATGGTCCACACTTGTTTAGTAAATGTGTCTTTATTCTTTTGTATTtagaattattaatattttgtattacaCATGGCTTTTAtaaggaatatttttttcattaattttaatttattctgACTTAAATAATTTAGCTATTTTCccaaaattgatttttaaatttattaaatgtattcaaaattGCTGCAAGTTGGAGACCACATTACTATAACAATGTCATAAAGGATTTAGGGGAAAAATCGTAATTCATGCATAAGACCCAAATAACAGAAAAATGTGTATAATAAAtttacattcaaattagtataAAAATAAGCATTCGAAATACAAAGCAATCCCCCTTCCTTACGCTAAAATCGTACTACTTTCCATGCTAAACACATcttttaagattaaaaaaaagaaaaagatctcGCACTTTTCCACAAACCAGCAATCAAACAAAAATTAAACCTAAATActgtttattttaatcatttgcaaCAGCGAactattatgatgatgaatttgaTGCCTTCAGGGACCATTTTAGTGTCGGGATTTTTCACTGCTGTGAAAAATTCTCAGCTAGAACAAGAACATTATGTCCGGTTTCTTGGCCGATATGATGTGCTGTTTAAAACCCAGCAGGCTAGCATGCTACCTTGTATTTGTCGAAGCCTGCGAGTTGCTCCTGCGTGACGTATTCGTACAGAAGAGCCATCGTGGGGCAGTACGTCGCCACGACGCGATGTAACAAATGACGGCTTAACTCTTCGTGGCGTCGGGCGAACCTTTGAGGAAAATCTTGGCGGCCGAGGCGACGTTAAGTAATCATAGAGCGAATCCTGTGTCGGTCACGCCGACTGACGTGAGATCGGAACACTCCCAGGCCGCTTCTTCTGTCTACAGACAGCACCAGGAGGTGGATCTCTTTAGCGCCACCTCTATTCCGGAAGACCACATCGCTAGCACAAAATTCAGAAGGCTTTTAAGGGGGGCTTCGATTTGCGGATTTTATTCTCAGCATTGCGGTTTCGGTTCGATTCAGAATGTTCTTTAtataattaatcattaatagaACAGAATTACATCATACCACTCAAACGCCACACAAATATAACATGGATTCTCGAGTTTTTAAATGCCCGTTACAAAAAGCAGTAATGTTTGCTTCGATACATATGCATAAATATGAAAAGACATTAACAATATAtcttgtaatcattttaaatgatttttttccagaatgtAATACTGGAAAGTGAACTGTAACTATTCCTAGAAATTAACAGATCCTGGGTCAGTCAAATATCAAACAATGAAATacatgaaatacaaaaaaaggcgAGGGACAACATTATATTTCATTCTGTTTGCCTCTATTaataaatgggggggggggaaataagCAACGACATTTAAACTCTTGttaacatttcattgttttttgttgcaggAAGAACGATCAACAAATTTAGCGTCACAGTCCGGTGTCGCTCTGTGACCATGGTAACCGATTTCATCACAGTGCAACGTGTTTCGCGTCTCCTGAGGAGTTTGCCTCGTCGACGTCACAAAACGTGGACACGTCAGAAGAAACTTTGTCCTCCTCGACCTCCTTAACCCAGTTGACTTTGGACCCGAACATGAAAACCTtctcatgataaaaaaaaggtGAGCAGTCGAACTTCAAATGTGAGAAGGGGTCTTCCAAGTTCTCAACTCATTCTTTTGACTCCCCAAATTCATGTTGCAATGAAACCATGTTATTGTTTATATTCTTAACATAATCGATGATATGCCACAAGCGCACTTCTTCACCCTTGACGTCACGTCTATACATCGAATCTTTGCTGCGTTCAGTGGCCAAGAAACAGTCACTGGCTTGAATTCAGATTTAATCCAAATAAGATGTTGTACGTGCTTCTGGAGTTAATTCGATTCAGGAATAGAcgcaaaataaaatagtttaaCCTGAGTCATGGACAAGAGACTTCATTATGATGTTTTAATTGTAATAATTATAGCACGCCTCATAGAGTTTAGTATTTCCGACATGTCCTTGAACGCTTCAAGCAGTGCGACCAACTGGAGAGTTAAAGGGGGCAAATTGACGTCAGAAAACATAAGGCTATTGATGGGCATTATAATTAATATTCTGGAAATTTACTCTTGTGCGATGGATTTCGAGCTAATATCAAGTAGCGATGTCCTCGTGAATTTAGATCAATATGAGCATTTTTCTTTCTAGCAACGAAGGTTAGCTCGTGGCTAAGTTGTCCTCTGTGGCTGAGTTCGCATCATCCATCGCGATTTGAGAGCATCCACGGAGATGTTTATTCCTTCAACCTGATGGAAATCAAACGCACGTGAGATCGCAAAGGGGCTTTTAATCCTCGATGTCTGGGACTGTTTTGTGGGTCAGCTGTTCGTCGAAGAGGCGGCGGTGGGACCAAACCTGTGCCATTGTTCTGTCCTACCGGGTGGACATGCGCTGGTTAGTCGAAACAAAATCACAGTCATCACCATTTTATAGATTTAGATTCAAATGTTCCACAATTAAGTATTGTTTTTGAGTCATTGTGTCGTTTGCCCCGAGTTGTAGTTCCTACACCGACCACAGGTAGTCGCTGTTATCTGTTTATATTGCTACGCCCACCATTTCAAATGTCAAGTTGGGTGtttcaaatatatttagttactttaatattttatatatgtgACTCCCTTCCcgccttattaaaaaaatcatggttAGTTTTGAATGTTTTAAGCAAGTGTTGAACAAAAATCGTATTGCCCATCAGAGAATCTTTTAGGAGTTGTTACCTGTGTAATATCTTAAATATAACAAATTATTTAGCTATAATCTAATTTGATGAGGAAGCAAAGTTTGGACAGCATAACACATAAACTAAAGCATAAATCTGAAGTTTTCAATCATCTATAAAAATGTatcactttgttttattttagggtTCAACAGGTGTTGTGGTGTGTTTGAAAGCATACTAAGAGGAAGTTCCTCTCCCGGTCATGGAGGCTCGCTTTGGCAACATTGTGTTCAGCTCTAAGTTTGACTCGGGCAACCTGGCTCGTGTGGAGAAGGTGAAGCTCACACATAGCCTCCATAGTGATCTCACTCCTACCGGGGGGACTGCATCCAACATCCCTGACTACGAGTTCAACGTGTGGACACAGCCCGACTGTGGCGGCTCGGAATACGAAAACGGAAACAGGTGACTACATTTTTCATATTACGAGAATAAACATGTATTCGTTCAGAGTAAAGATTTTCTAGAATCAAGTATATTTCCGTAAGAATGATGTCATCATTCTGGTTTAAGGTCATGGTTCCACTTCAGCGTGCAGGGAATTGCACCCGGGAAACTGTTGAAGATCAACGTGATGAACATGAACAACCAGAGGAAGCTCTACGCTCAAGGCATGGCGCCTCTCGTGAGGACTTCTCCTGGAAAGAACAAGTGGGAGCGGATCCGAGAAAGACCCGCCATCGATGTACCAAACACGCCTACCCAATAATCACAGCGGCATTGTTAATTATAATGACACGGCTCTTTGCACGTCTGCTTCTCAGATCCTGCACAACCAGTTCTTCCTGTCCTTCACTCATCATCTGCCGGACGTCCGAGGAGCCACCACCTTCTTCGCCTTTTGTTTCCCTTTCTCGTACGTCCAATGCCAGGAGATGCTGCAATGCTTGGATGAGAGTCACATCGAAGCAGCGATGAACGGACCGGCCAGGTAGCAACGACAAGTCATCATCAGCCATTGTGCAACATCTGatcgaaaaacaaaaacaagttacAATTCGGTTTCTGTGAAAACATCCTCAAACGGTCCTGATGTTGCCCATGTGTGTCAGCGCCCCAAGCGCGATATACTACCGGCGTGAGCTGCTGTGCCGCTCTCTGGATGGCAACCGTGTGGACCTCCTCACTGTGACTAACTGCAGCGGCATGCGGGAAGATCGCGAGCCTCGTCTGCCGCACCTCTTTCCCGATGTGGAAACGGCTCGACCTCATCGCTTTGACAATAAAAAGGTACAAACATGCCCACGTTTTTTTAGGGATGTAGCCCTGCTTGGAAAGAAACAACATTTCTTCTGATTTTCCCTTACAGGTGTTTTTCCTGAGCAGTCGGGTTCACCCTGGAGAGACGCCGTCCTCCTTTGTTTTTAATGGTTTCCTGGACTTCATCCTGCGGGAAGATGACCCACGAGCCCACATGCTGAGAAACATGTTTGTCTTCAAGCTTATACCCATGCTCAACCCGGATGGTGTCGTACGAGGCCACTACAGGTTAGTACAACTTCACGCCCTTGTTTGTATATGGGACAGTTGCCAAAGTGTCCACATCACTTTGTACACATGCAAAAGTAAATCGTGTGTGTCgacttttgtttttagttattatataatataatataccaATTATAAATTATAGATGTacagagaatatttactgttttcatttttaaaaagaaatacagaagtGCACATTTCCTACTtgagaaaatgtaatatttaattttcagTTAGATTTCTTTGGTCAGAAAAcatgtaaacattttaaaataatttacaaatacCAGAATATTtcctattttccatttttattttgtaacaaaattcaaatatatttcctaaaatatatttaaaaaggaaatatttaatcTCTTCCCCATTCTAAAAAAGGGTGAGttaatcattttcaaaaatctAAACTAAATATTTAAGGGGGGCTCTACTTTTTTTAATCGCAAAATATTTCtgtgttgaaataaaaatgtgcgCTCATTAAACATTCTCCCTGTGTAGGACTGACTCGCGAGGTGTGAACCTGAATAGGCAATATTTGGATCCCTGCCCCGAGTTGCACCCGTCAATCTACGCTGCCAAAGCACTGCTTCAATATCACCACTTGCACAACCGTGCAACGCAAAAAAAGGAGCAAAGCAGTGGGCCTCACGCTCCAGCACCATCCCTGGACGTCCACGTCCCTCTCACCCACCCCGAGGCTGCCGTTACGCATGAAAATCCCACTCTGACACCCCTCGAAGTCAGCCTAAACCAGCGCAACATGGCAAAGGGCGTCATAGCGACGGAGGAAAATGGCTGGACGGCCAAGGACGGTATCAGCGGCTCCACAAAAATCGCCGTAGCGACTGTTCCGCCGCCAGATGGACCGCCTCAGGCTCTGCAAGACCCCAAACTGACGCTACCGCAGGCGAAAGAAGAGGACCTGGAATCCATTCCGGCAAAGGAGGGAGGCGTGGCCTACTATGTGGACTTGCACGGCCACGCTTCCAAGCGGGGCTGCTTCATGTATGGAAACAATCTGCCCAATGAGAGCCAGCACGTATGTTATAAATGTCGAACATTTAATTAACATTCCAATTAAATTGGagtcacatttttattcatgaattattttaattatttattaaagaATATATAACACTGTTGTCTGGCAGCTAAGCataaaatgaagagttgtgGTGATTCCTGTTTGTTCACAGGTGGAGAACATTCTCTACCCGAGACTGATCGCCATCAACTCGCCACACTTCGACTTCATGGGTTGCAACTTCTCCGAGAAGAACATGTACGCGCGGGACAAACGCGACGGCCAGTCGAAGGAAGGCAGCGGACGGGTCGCCATTCACAAAGCCATCGGAATCCTGCACAGGTGAAGTACATGGAGGAGATCACATCATTATTCCATTGTTGTGAATGAAATGTCTTTGCTCTTTTGTTAGCTACACATTAGAGTGCAACTACAACACAGGAAAGGCCCTGAACGCCATCCCGGCGGCGTGCCACGACAACGGGCGGGCGACGCCCCCTGTCATACCGACGTTCCCGCTCAAATATACCCCAGAGATATTTGAACAGGTACGATACCATGGTCTTTATATCTAAggtttatcctttatttttcatGGGACGCTGTTCTTTGGGATAATGACGCGGGTTTACAATTCCCCGTGGCCTGACCAGGTGGGCCGTGCCGTGGCTATCTCGGCACTGGACATGGCCGAGTGCAACCCGTGGCCGCGCCTGGTTCTATCGGAGCACACCTGCCTGGGTAACTTGCGAGCGTGGGTTCTCAAGCACGTCCGCAGCACCAAGGCCCTGAGTGCCCACGTCAACAACCAACCGCCGTCCAGGGCACACAACGGCAAAGCGTCCCCACCCAAGACCTTCTTCACGTAGGTTTGCGCGCACGCACTCAGAAACACACTGGTCCTTCCCTTCTTCCCTCGTTCTCCAATTGCTAACTTTTGAATTCCGTGTGTTTGGGTGATGGCACGGCAGCGGTCTGAGTGGCGCGCAAGCCGAGGGGGCTTTCAGCCGGGCGCGGTGCAACAGCCAGAGCAGCAGCAGCTTGACACCCTCACCCAAGATGGCCAACTCGCCCAGCTTTACCTTTGGGGCCTCGCGGGCGCATTCGCAAAATCACAGCAATGGCGGCGGCCGCGGGGGCGGTAACAAGTCTGCTGGGCCATTGCGAGGTGAGTTGCAGTTTTACTTTTCTTTCGACGGGAAAAGTAGGGCCATCAGCCAAAAATGTTGAGCGTTCGAGACATCCCTGATGCAATTACTTGTTTGGAAAATGGGCACGATCAGAGAGATCGGGTAAAAAATATTCTATTCGATAGGGGACAAACATTTGGATATACTTTTTCCCCTTTCCTTaggctcgggttggttcgcaggccgcgttaacgtcaactcgatttcatgtgggccggaccattttagataaacttagactttttataaatggattaaaagaactggattaaaatccatgaatattcagttttttatagatctaaaacaatgtttattttagctttttttaaatatatttttcagattttacaaaatgatttttgaactaaaaacacagaaaaaatggattaaaaaattacaattattgatttaaaagagggaaaatcaggaaatttaatatacatctatactcttcattttaatttgatcctaaaacagaaagtctgcactcatgatttactttcccggaccacacaaaatgctgcggcgggccagatttggcccccggaccgccactttgacacatgtgctttatacCGTTCCTCGTTATTGAATTGTGACTATATCACCAGATTTTCAAAATCGGATGAATCGCactcatgcaaaaatatgtgatcgggacGTCGCTATCAAGAACCCAaaagttaaagaaaaatattgctTTAGCAAAGTTAACGTTGTATCCAACTAAGCTTGATTCCGGGCGCCAATCGCATGGTCCTTCAGCATGCCCCTCCCACCCTCCACTCGTGCATGTTTGTCAGGtatgtgtctgtctctgtagaCTCCAAACCTGCAGAGAGGAAACACCCGCCTCCTCACCATCGCGCCGTCCTACGTTCCCCCGGCAACAGCCACGCACCCATCCGCAACTTTCCACCTACCTCACCTCCCCCTTCCCCTTCCTCCTCTTCGTCGTCGTCTGCGTGCGGGGCGGCGGCAGCAGGGACAATCTCCTCGGGCATGGCAGGTGTGTACACCTTCCCTCCCCCCAACATGACCGCATTCCTGCCCCCCGTGCTGGCGTTCCCCCATCCTCGGGCAGGGAGGGTTCCCAAGTTCAGCCCGCACCTCCTTCAGGGACGGCAAGCTCCCAAAAACTCCCTCGCAAGGGGGATGAAGGACTAAAttacttggatttttttaaattattattttaaatcaatttttgacctgtgtgtgtgtgtattacgGTCAATCTGTCCCCATCTTTGTGGTGCTAAATGCCATATTTTTAGATCTGGTATCCACTTGCAGCCATCTAAGGACCAATACTACATGACGAtgcaaatacaaaacaacctttAATGAACAAATGAGGCACTAAGTTCCATAACAGAGTAATTAACTCATTCAGTGCTATTGCTGATGGCAATAGATGCCCAAGAAGGATGACAGGAAAGACTAGAGTAAGGCAGCGCAGGGTGAGTACGACATTTTAAGTCGCAATTGTCACACTTTGTAttcatttgtcactttttttttgcaagtaaaCCACAGTAAATGACATccttttgtcattattttttaattttattaaaatcCATTACATTTTCATCAAATTGTGAACACAggtatagtatttttttgttttttgttcacagCTGTTAAAAGGCTAAAACCAAATTTGTTTGGTTAGGTTGCCAAGACATGACATCACATACTATTACGTGTTTAAAGAAGTTTTGTGCCCTTTTGTCTcaatgttctcttttttttgctattgcTAACAAATTGTGGTTTTtacacaaaatatatttgtgttttttgaaCCAAATATTTATACTGCACCATCAATGAAGGAAAATTCATGGTCAATGTTGTGGCTTGTTATCAGTTGCATACGAGTTACGTTGTGTTTGGAAATATGTCGTTAGGGgtgttcctttttttatttttcagtattTAGCTTTGACTCAAAAACTGTATTGATCTTCTTGATCAAAGTGTAACGCacgttatttagtttttaattatGGCAGTACTTGTTCTGAAACCTTCATTTTAAACAGTATAGGGTCGTGTGCCTTTTCCTCTTTCTCAGTGTGGTGCTAATTGTCACTAGCAAATCTCTCCAATATTCAATTGTGCTGCTCTTCAATAAAATACGTTTTACAAACATCTTACTCTTGGACTCCCGCTTTGCTATTTTTTAACTTGGCAGGCCTGGATTGTGCAGACTTGAAGGCAAGCTCGTCGGCAGCCCGGTCCAAATCGGCTTTACCCGTACGTGGCGGCCGAAGCGGAAGAGGAAACCGAAACTTTGGCCATCGCGCCACGACCATGGTCAGTCTCTACTcgtttttatttgtaaattatttAGCATTTGATGCAGTTGTCAACATTATCTCCATTTTCACAGACTACTAAAGACAACGGGCCTGAGCACATCCTGGCCTCTATCAAATTTAGCAAGTGAGTaccaaacttttttattttaaatggggtCTGACCCTCAGAATGTCCATCTAGTCTTTAATACTTTGTGCTTTTCTCTTATAACATGGCTGGGCGTTTTCTTTTCCTAAATATAGAttgctttattttgaattaaTGACTCTGAGAACAAACTGGCATTTAATTGGCCTCAACAAAGACTGAGTAAACTGTGACTATAAAACTACAGAATGTTCTgtacaagatttttttaaaacaggaaTATTAATGTCACATTTAACCGTCAGTAAGATTTAAAATGGTTATTCAAGATCAGTCTAAATGTAATACatactgcaaaatgttgaccctAATGCAATCCTTGGTAGATCATAAATTCAACCTTTATTTTTCccatattcatattttgaataggcattttattatatatacttttctagagaaaaaaaagactgaatgtgTTGCCGTGCAGGTGCGAGCTGCAGCCAGTGAGTTTACGCAACAAGAAGGCGGGGGCGTCCGATGGTCCCACGGCACGTCTCATTAGAAACCGCCCCATCATAAAAATTCAAGGTAATATGGTAATtagatattatttttaatgtaggggtgttcaattttttttttatcaaaggaCCTCTTACAGAAAAATCGCATCCTAGATTGGAAATACTGGAGAGTCAATAAGTGACTACCTCCATCTACTGTTCAAGATGAGGAAggcaacagaatgtaggctgaattttaGCTTCTTGTGAGGGCCATATGCAGCGATATTTGTATAATTTGCAGCAGACCACAGTTTGGGTTTCTTTATTTTAAGGCAGGATGAATAGTAAGTTGTAACAGATGAGTTTTtgaatgttttcctttttctgtATAACTTCTTCAATTGCATTTAGCGTAAATTGTTATCATTTCACTGTGGCTCGCAGCAGCTGACGATGAGCGAAGCAAGCAGCAGACTTGTAAATCCCTCAAGAAGACCACTACCAGAAGCCATGTTGTGAAATAGGGACCCTCTCGTGGGCAAGTATGGGAATTGCGCATTCAATGGAATAATTGTTGACTACTGCAGAGGatattttaacttttaaaattgtatttgtttctCTGCAGTTACATTCATTCGaccattttaaattgaatacaCTAGTTTGAAGTATAGTTACACATTATCTGTGTACACAATAGTTGTTGTCTAAGTGCCTTCACCTCAATAATTCTAAAAAAGTAGAGATAAGTGGATTCCATATCACATTTCTATATCCTCACTATATTTGTTCTATTAGCTCATAACCAAACACTAGTCTATGATACCTTCACTTATACCTTGATTTATAAGTGGACCAActtatgaatgttttttaattatgaGCTGTCACAGGACAGTCTACGa contains:
- the agbl5 gene encoding cytosolic carboxypeptidase-like protein 5 isoform X4 codes for the protein MEARFGNIVFSSKFDSGNLARVEKVKLTHSLHSDLTPTGGTASNIPDYEFNVWTQPDCGGSEYENGNRSWFHFSVQGIAPGKLLKINVMNMNNQRKLYAQGMAPLVRTSPGKNKWERIRERPAIDILHNQFFLSFTHHLPDVRGATTFFAFCFPFSYVQCQEMLQCLDESHIEAAMNGPASAPSAIYYRRELLCRSLDGNRVDLLTVTNCSGMREDREPRLPHLFPDVETARPHRFDNKKVFFLSSRVHPGETPSSFVFNGFLDFILREDDPRAHMLRNMFVFKLIPMLNPDGVVRGHYRTDSRGVNLNRQYLDPCPELHPSIYAAKALLQYHHLHNRATQKKEQSSGPHAPAPSLDVHVPLTHPEAAVTHENPTLTPLEVSLNQRNMAKGVIATEENGWTAKDGISGSTKIAVATVPPPDGPPQALQDPKLTLPQAKEEDLESIPAKEGGVAYYVDLHGHASKRGCFMYGNNLPNESQHVENILYPRLIAINSPHFDFMGCNFSEKNMYARDKRDGQSKEGSGRVAIHKAIGILHSYTLECNYNTGKALNAIPAACHDNGRATPPVIPTFPLKYTPEIFEQVGRAVAISALDMAECNPWPRLVLSEHTCLGNLRAWVLKHVRSTKALSAHVNNQPPSRAHNGKASPPKTFFTGLSGAQAEGAFSRARCNSQSSSSLTPSPKMANSPSFTFGASRAHSQNHSNGGGRGGGNKSAGPLRGLDCADLKASSSAARSKSALPVRGGRSGRGNRNFGHRATTMTTKDNGPEHILASIKFSKCELQPVSLRNKKAGASDGPTARLIRNRPIIKIQAADDERSKQQTCKSLKKTTTRSHVVK
- the agbl5 gene encoding cytosolic carboxypeptidase-like protein 5 isoform X1, producing MEARFGNIVFSSKFDSGNLARVEKVKLTHSLHSDLTPTGGTASNIPDYEFNVWTQPDCGGSEYENGNRSWFHFSVQGIAPGKLLKINVMNMNNQRKLYAQGMAPLVRTSPGKNKWERIRERPAIDILHNQFFLSFTHHLPDVRGATTFFAFCFPFSYVQCQEMLQCLDESHIEAAMNGPASAPSAIYYRRELLCRSLDGNRVDLLTVTNCSGMREDREPRLPHLFPDVETARPHRFDNKKVFFLSSRVHPGETPSSFVFNGFLDFILREDDPRAHMLRNMFVFKLIPMLNPDGVVRGHYRTDSRGVNLNRQYLDPCPELHPSIYAAKALLQYHHLHNRATQKKEQSSGPHAPAPSLDVHVPLTHPEAAVTHENPTLTPLEVSLNQRNMAKGVIATEENGWTAKDGISGSTKIAVATVPPPDGPPQALQDPKLTLPQAKEEDLESIPAKEGGVAYYVDLHGHASKRGCFMYGNNLPNESQHVENILYPRLIAINSPHFDFMGCNFSEKNMYARDKRDGQSKEGSGRVAIHKAIGILHSYTLECNYNTGKALNAIPAACHDNGRATPPVIPTFPLKYTPEIFEQVGRAVAISALDMAECNPWPRLVLSEHTCLGNLRAWVLKHVRSTKALSAHVNNQPPSRAHNGKASPPKTFFTGLSGAQAEGAFSRARCNSQSSSSLTPSPKMANSPSFTFGASRAHSQNHSNGGGRGGGNKSAGPLRDSKPAERKHPPPHHRAVLRSPGNSHAPIRNFPPTSPPPSPSSSSSSSACGAAAAGTISSGMAGLDCADLKASSSAARSKSALPVRGGRSGRGNRNFGHRATTMTTKDNGPEHILASIKFSKCELQPVSLRNKKAGASDGPTARLIRNRPIIKIQAADDERSKQQTCKSLKKTTTRSHVVK
- the agbl5 gene encoding cytosolic carboxypeptidase-like protein 5 isoform X3, coding for MEARFGNIVFSSKFDSGNLARVEKVKLTHSLHSDLTPTGGTASNIPDYEFNVWTQPDCGGSEYENGNRSWFHFSVQGIAPGKLLKINVMNMNNQRKLYAQGMAPLVRTSPGKNKWERIRERPAIDILHNQFFLSFTHHLPDVRGATTFFAFCFPFSYVQCQEMLQCLDESHIEAAMNGPASAPSAIYYRRELLCRSLDGNRVDLLTVTNCSGMREDREPRLPHLFPDVETARPHRFDNKKVFFLSSRVHPGETPSSFVFNGFLDFILREDDPRAHMLRNMFVFKLIPMLNPDGVVRGHYRTDSRGVNLNRQYLDPCPELHPSIYAAKALLQYHHLHNRATQKKEQSSGPHAPAPSLDVHVPLTHPEAAVTHENPTLTPLEVSLNQRNMAKGVIATEENGWTAKDGISGSTKIAVATVPPPDGPPQALQDPKLTLPQAKEEDLESIPAKEGGVAYYVDLHGHASKRGCFMYGNNLPNESQHVENILYPRLIAINSPHFDFMGCNFSEKNMYARDKRDGQSKEGSGRVAIHKAIGILHSYTLECNYNTGKALNAIPAACHDNGRATPPVIPTFPLKYTPEIFEQVGRAVAISALDMAECNPWPRLVLSEHTCLGNLRAWVLKHVRSTKALSAHVNNQPPSRAHNGKASPPKTFFTGLSGAQAEGAFSRARCNSQSSSSLTPSPKMANSPSFTFGASRAHSQNHSNGGGRGGGNKSAGPLRDSKPAERKHPPPHHRAVLRSPGNSHAPIRNFPPTSPPPSPSSSSSSSACGAAAAGTISSGMAGLDCADLKASSSAARSKSALPVRGGRSGRGNRNFGHRATTMTTKDNGPEHILASIKFSKCELQPVSLRNKKAGASDGPTARLIRNRPIIKIQGPLTEKSHPRLEILESQ
- the agbl5 gene encoding cytosolic carboxypeptidase-like protein 5 isoform X2, with product MEARFGNIVFSSKFDSGNLARVEKVKLTHSLHSDLTPTGGTASNIPDYEFNVWTQPDCGGSEYENGNRSWFHFSVQGIAPGKLLKINVMNMNNQRKLYAQGMAPLVRTSPGKNKWERIRERPAIDILHNQFFLSFTHHLPDVRGATTFFAFCFPFSYVQCQEMLQCLDESHIEAAMNGPASAPSAIYYRRELLCRSLDGNRVDLLTVTNCSGMREDREPRLPHLFPDVETARPHRFDNKKVFFLSSRVHPGETPSSFVFNGFLDFILREDDPRAHMLRNMFVFKLIPMLNPDGVVRGHYRTDSRGVNLNRQYLDPCPELHPSIYAAKALLQYHHLHNRATQKKEQSSGPHAPAPSLDVHVPLTHPEAAVTHENPTLTPLEVSLNQRNMAKGVIATEENGWTAKDGISGSTKIAVATVPPPDGPPQALQDPKLTLPQAKEEDLESIPAKEGGVAYYVDLHGHASKRGCFMYGNNLPNESQHVENILYPRLIAINSPHFDFMGCNFSEKNMYARDKRDGQSKEGSGRVAIHKAIGILHSYTLECNYNTGKALNAIPAACHDNGRATPPVIPTFPLKYTPEIFEQVGRAVAISALDMAECNPWPRLVLSEHTCLGNLRAWVLKHVRSTKALSAHVNNQPPSRAHNGKASPPKTFFTGLSGAQAEGAFSRARCNSQSSSSLTPSPKMANSPSFTFGASRAHSQNHSNGGGRGGGNKSAGPLRDSKPAERKHPPPHHRAVLRSPGNSHAPIRNFPPTSPPPSPSSSSSSSACGAAAAGTISSGMAGLDCADLKASSSAARSKSALPVRGGRSGRGNRNFGHRATTMTTKDNGPEHILASIKFSKCELQPVSLRNKKAGASDGPTARLIRNRPIIKIQADDERSKQQTCKSLKKTTTRSHVVK